From the Dunckerocampus dactyliophorus isolate RoL2022-P2 chromosome 12, RoL_Ddac_1.1, whole genome shotgun sequence genome, one window contains:
- the LOC129190806 gene encoding trichohyalin-like isoform X1, producing the protein MSSIEEPSEEPSDVSTEELKRYAVDIGINPETEQEFMWLAKQAMFAQLPPGWSECEDDSGNTTYHNHYLQYSTDEHPSKLHYRKMVAQQRERFQRMSGAILGSEGTQGKKENDALNTVGLFSSGFLSIIGSKHEETASLTPLSFDDDDDGIISEKESIPCSSNSDIEHVPVNLWSKQYKPSGEFQVSDSSICCDSLVETDDKDKETKATQGQTQAIQEHKNIQRPAAICCSQAQQDQKKQEPIKAPIDSGSSDVCITEDSSEPAIRDPSTESSEEQLTVEALDSSVDFDTRLEVYKGEQGEDEETEVAKSLDESVHSPGEKRPDRGSGAEKGKQAPFSSGFLSVIDTWQEEAVCYSPGSSGDGEGIIFDIDSGSDLAEEFGKSQTSHSLKSSEQQMPAEFVYSDNSDCGDSQDEKDAKVNEAVRSPLESGDEAVGGSVHRCSVRQECTDAVADSGTERHNDKQEPINQTIKRTSDAYPAKEMMKPQMCDKTLFKDENYELPQQQDTSESDTSPSDETTGIETSDTTTTQTTSSSETSPTEKTTESPSDDRSPELSQQQVSQLDTDSCGCGRQQKMDGEEEETAKRFAVVHMLTANNDHVCGSRSIEPTPERMHFQVVISQYVADAADEHDDDEEVTRVPSDFVYDDSFGCYDSRQKMVVDGGGEEEEEETDKSMDSSGSVSFDSQLKRGFKGQREDEDSEGTQSQYEPGHNSFGEDIQIHQEWKLDKPAKISGKKIHSLARNTESPKQKLSVFLECRTYVCPGSQHVVPLQEEVDDENVAAKSQDEEDKEEPSQVPALLVEFLDSSNSASEEREDNYTEAYKSSQDDPSCDEVYNHRVVHQHEHIQCTDVVEYSEANQGKENDQSTQTPVLDSDDSVSSSQLEVDVNKEGVVEEASTSKSLDETGTDFFGEDVDSVREDHWYEHIQCPASGVSQVEPYKVKKNTVKTPGSQPPYTSSAAIVAIDGELHQQSCHPHLFVKVQTELSLGQGRMHFHQEELRGLEEDGEEHLKIKSEARMLVCQEAKCKHEEEEEEHLKGGVQLRLRVQQEELQTQEDKEEEHLKRQQKEARMHLRQEELWNEEDEQLVREKEKGEDEEEKLRREEEEKADHLKSGKEMIICIPQEQMSSEGDEKLKSDVEIRIQIHQEVLKKDGEEHLMKEKQMRRQLSEEKPRRGEEEAEHLMREKQMRRQLSEEKPRRGEEEAEHPMKEKQTRRQLSEEKPSREKKEEAGEKLKREMETTYLWQEELSTEEKNEVEQLKREKEVRATVFQVGLMREEHEETEQFMREKGIRIHHCEEQLSTEEEEEVDQLKMEKGRRICLCLEDLRREEEEEVERLKMDIYMRKCLLQDELSADFKKEMQMRVQFCQDELRKEEEEEVEKLRKEKEIRIYKQKEKLMTEEDEEVAQLKKEKERRICDCLKELRRQEEEEVEQLIQKKDTRMRRHMQQLNKDEETVNHVQKEPIKEKEQESSNNMDMRKNLQADLSSVTVEAERAKRQKDLTCRRQQEDPKREEEKDEQSRKEKDARIRLGQEDEMRKDWRNAHFLQDKQITDEKELKQLKKEKEKRMRLYQEKLRKEEEDEIESLKREHVAKVCLHKEALNREEEKEMEQLERQKEARMRARQQEVRREEEIEMGRLKRGKQTKATHHGVNLRNEEEEAERLRREEMMALLYLEELKRAEEEDLESLKMDIMRRWLRQGEVKKEQQEDVLKTERETRAPPHHGLSRGGKNERLKREEEERMYICQEELSTEEEEELEQIKREKQKSSRKDKVEEAERKMLRKEGEEVTERLKKKGQKHVPQEELEEERDEAKQFNWEKEKGRRGQPAELGREDENFEMRKREKVLKRRVSQENLRSAEEEAVGGLIGEKEKLIQLSQQEKKEDVTVLTMEKQRIHLCQEELKREEDEVKQLERQKENRIRQHQEDLRIEEENEADELRREKEARIRGLREELKAEEEEETERLKRDKEKRMRLLQEELRREEEEDRLKWENDRRIWHHQEELTRQEEEKWSRIDRQKRMRLHLEKLRIEEEETAERLKREKERRMQLHREELRREEAAEVEQLRREKEKRISFLQGELKREEEEQQYRREKEKRMLYCQERLHKEEDDTVNLFKRAREKKMHYCQTELKQEEGEEAERLNGEKHRIRLLQDELRREADKLIERLMYEKEHRTRLRHMDLSGEEEERKLKTEYKEKLRALRLCLLAKRKEEEALLNKLSDQKEGLSESVQKEPDEEQFKLRSDTQLHKDTALQKISMRLCPHQNKCFLLSSTHKLQSFIKTELLEKEFRNFGFNVDDGSIVFLNFHAK; encoded by the exons ATGAGCAGCATTGAGGAGCCCAGTGAAGAACCATCAGATGTGTCTACTGAAG AGCTCAAGCGCTATGCAGTGGACATAGGGATTAATCCAGAGACAGAGCAAGAGTTTATGTGGCTTGCCAAGCAGGCCATGTTTGCTCAGCTACCTCCAGGATGGTCGGAGTG CGAAGATGACAGCGGGAACACCACCTATCACAACCACTACTTGCAATATAGCACAGACGAACACCCCAGCAAATTGCATTACCGTAAGATGGTGGCCCAGCAACGGGAACGCTTTCAGCGCATGAGTGGTGCTATTCTAGGCTCAGAAGGCACACAGGGCAAGAAAGAGAATGATGCACTTAATACAGTG GGCCTATTTAGCAGTGGATTCTTGAGTATAATAGGCAGCAAGCACGAAGAAACAGCGTCTCTGACACCCTTGagctttgatgatgatgatgacggcaTCATCTCTGAAAAGGAG TCAATTCCTTGTTCTTCTAACAGTGATATTGAGCACGTCCCAGTAAACCTGTGGAGTAAACAATACAAG CCGTCTGGAGAGTTTCAGGTCTCCGATAGTTCCATTTGCTGTGACAGTCTGGTGGAGACGGATGATAAAGACAAAGAGACCAAGGCTACTCAGGG CCAGACGCAGGCGATACAGGAGCACAAAAATATCCAGCGCCCTGCCGCCATTTGTTGCTCACAAGCCCAACAGGACCAGAAGAAACAGGAGCCTATCAAAGCACCCATA GATTCAGGAAGCAGTGATGTATGCATAACAGAGGATAGCAGTGAACCAGCAATTCGGGACCCGAGCACTGAATCGTCAGAGGAACAG CTCACAGTTGAGGCTCTGGACAGTTCTGTTGACTTTGACACTCGTCTGGAAGTATATAAAGGAGAGCAAGGTGAAGATGAAGAGACTGAGGTTGCTAAGAG CCTAGATGAATCTGTGCACAGTCCTGGTGAAAAACGCCCAGACAGAGGTTCAGGAGCTGAAAAGGGCAAGCAA GCTCCATTTAGTAGTGGATTCCTCAGCGTTATAGACACTTGGCAAGAAGAAGCAGTCTGTTATTCTCCGGGCAGCTCTGGTGATGGAGAAGGCATCATCTTTGACATT GACAGTGGCAGCGATTTAGCAGAGGAGTTTGGGAAGTCTCAAACCAGCCACAGTCTTAAGTCATCAGAGCAGCAG ATGCCGGCAGAGTTTGTGTACTCCGACAATTCTGATTGCGGTGACAGTCAGGATGAGAAGGACGCCAAAGTGAATGAGGCTGTTCGcag TCCACTTGAGTCTGGGGATGAAGCTGTTGGTGGTAGTGTCCACAGGTGCAGTGTGCGTCAAGAGTGCACTGATGCTGTGGCAGACTCAGGAACGGAACGACACAACGACAAACAGGAGCCTATCAACCAAACA ATTAAAAGAACATCGGATGCATATCCAGCAAAGGAGATGATGAAGCCACAAATGTGTGACAAGACACTTTTTAAGGATGAGAATTATGAGTTACCTCAGCAACAG GATACAAGTGAAAGTGATACAAGTCCATCAGATGAGACCACTGGGATAGAAACATCAGACACTACCACAACACAG ACTACAAGTAGCAGTGAAACAAGTCCAACAGAGAAGACCACCGAGTCACCTTCTGATGACCGCAGTCCTGAATTATCACAGCAACAG GTATCACAACTGGACACTGACAGTTGTGGTTGTGGCAGAcagcagaaaatggatggggaGGAAGAAGAGACTGCTAAGAGGTTTGCTGTTGTTCACATGCTCACGGCAAATAATGACCACGTTTGTGGAAGTAGATCAATAGAACCAACTCCAGAACGGATGCATTTCCAAGTTGTTATTag CCAATATGTGGCTGACGCAGCCGATGAACATGACGATGATGAAGAAGTAACTCGG GTCCCGTCAGACTTTGTTTATGACGACAGTTTTGGTTGCTATGACAGTAGGCAAAAGATGGTTGTCGAtgggggaggagaggaggaggaagaggagacagACAAGAG TATGGACTCCAGTGGTTCTGTTTCCTTTGATAGTCAGCTGAAGAGAGGTTTCAAAGGACAACGGGAGGATGAGGATTCTGAGGGTACCCAGAG CCAATATGAGCCTGGACACAACTCCTTTGGTGAAGACATCCAGATACACCAGGAGTGGAAACTGGACAAGCCTGCCAAAATatctgggaaaaaaatccattctTTGGCCCGCAATACTGAATCCCCAAAGCAAAAG CTGTCAGTGTTTCTGGAGTGCCGTACTTATGTTTGCCCTGGTAGTCAGCATGTCGTCCCTCTCCAAGAAGAGGTGGATGACGAGAATGTGGCTGCCAAgag CcaagatgaagaggacaaagagGAGCCAAGTCAAGTCCCTGCA CTGTTGGTAGAGTTTTTGGACTCCAGCAATTCTGCTTCTGAAGAAAGGGAGGATAATTACACTGAGGCTTACAAGAG TAGCCAAGATGACCCTTCATGTGATGAAGTCTACAATCACCGGGTGGTTCACCAGCATGAACACATCCAGTGCACTGATGTTGTTGAGTACTCAGAAGCCAATCAGGGCAAGGAAAACGATCAGTCTACCCAAACCCCTGTA TTAGACTCAGATGATTCTGTTTCCAGCAGTCAGCTGGAAGTGGATGTGAACAAGGAAGGGGTTGTGGAGGAGGCCAGTACTTCCAAGAG CCTGGATGAAACAGGGACAGACTTTTTTGGTGAAGATGTGGACAGCGTCCGGGAGGATCACTGGTATGAACACATTCAGTGTCCTGCAAGTGGGGTTTCTCAAGTCGAACCGTACAAGGTGAAGAAAAACACCGTCAAAACACCAGGA TCTCAACCACCATACACCAGTAGCGCTGCCATTGTGGCCATTGATGGAGAATTGCATCAGCAGTCCTGTCATCCGCATCTTTTTGTCAAG GTACAGACAGAGCTGTCATTGGGGCAGGGGAGAATGCATTTCCACCAGGAAGAGCTTAGAGGACTGGAGGAGGATGGAGaggaacatttaaaaataaaaagtgaggCAAGAATGCTTGTCTGCCAGGAAGCAAAATGTAAAcatgaggaggaagaagaggaacatTTAAAGGGAGGTGTTCAGTTAAGATTGCGTGTCCAACAAGAAGAGCTGCAGACACAGGAGGACAAAGAAGAGGAACATTTAAAGAGACAACAAAAGGAGGCAAGAATGCAtctccgccaggaggagctatGGAACGAAGAAGATGAACAATTAGTGAGGGAAAAGGAGAAGGGGGAAGACGAGGAGGAGAAACTGAGgcgggaggaagaggagaaggcgGATCATTTAAAGAGTGGGAAGGAAATGATCATTTGTATCCCCCAGGAGCAGATGAGTAGTGAAGgagatgaaaagttgaaaagtGATGTGGAAATAAGAATACAGATTCACCAGGAGGTGCTGAAGAAAGACGGAGAGGAGCACCTGATGAAGGAAAAGCAAATGAGAAGACAGCTCAGCGAGGAGAAACCGAGGAGAGGTGAAGAGGAGGCAGAGCACCTGATGAGGGAAAAGCAAATGAGAAGACAGCTCAGCGAGGAGAAACCGaggagaggagaagaggaggcagAGCACCCGATGAAGGAAAAGCAAACGAGAAGACAGCTCAGCGAGGAGAAACCGAGTCGAGAgaaaaaggaggaggcaggggaGAAGTTGAAAAGAGAGATGGAAACAACATATCTCTGGCAGGAGGAACTCAgtacagaggaaaaaaatgaggtTGAACAGTTAAAAAGGGAAAAAGAGGTGAGAGCAACAGTCTTCCAAGTGGGGCTGATGAGGGAGGAACATGAGGAGACAGAGCAGTTTATGAGGGAGAAGGGGATCAGAATACATCACTGCGAGGAGCAGCTCAGcactgaggaagaggaggaggtggaccAACTGAAGATGGAAAAAGGGAGAAGAATCTGTCTCTGCCTGGAAGACCTaaggagagaggaagaggaggaggtggaacGGCTGAAGATGGACATTTATATGAGAAAATGTCTCCTCCAGGACGAGCTTAGTGCAGACTTTAAGAAGGAGATGCAGATGAGAGTGCAGTTCTGTCAGGATGAGCTGagaaaggaggaagaggaagaggtagAGAAACTGAGGAAGGAGAAGGAGATAAGAATATATAAACAAAAAGAGAAGCTGATGacagaggaagatgaggaggtCGCACAATTAAAGAAGGAGAAAGAGAGAAGAATCTGTGACTGCCTTAAGGAGCTCAGgagacaggaggaggaggaagtggagcAATTGATACAGAAAAAAGACACGAGAATGCGACGCCACATGCAACAGCTTAATAAAGACGAGGAGACCGTAAATCATGTCCAGAAAGAACCGATAAAAGAGAAGGAGCAGGAATCGTCGAACAACATGGATATGAGAAAAAATCTCCAGGCGGACCTTAGCAGCGTGACAGTAGAGGCTGAGCGAGCAAAGAGACAAAAAGACTTGACATGTCGTCGCCAACAGGAGGACCCgaaaagagaagaagagaaggatGAGCAATCGAGGAAGGAGAAAGATGCTAGAATTCGACTCGGCCAGGAGGATGAAATGAGGAAGGACTGGAGAAACGCTCACTTCCTGCAGGACAAACAGATCACAGACGAGAAGGAGTTAAAGCAGCTAAAGAAGGAGAAAGAGAAGAGAATGAGGCTTTACCAGGAGAAGCTgaggaaagaagaagaggatgaGATAGAGTCCTTGAAGAGAGAACACGTGGCAAAAGTGTGTCTTCACAAGGAAGCGCTGAACAGAGAGGAAGAAAAAGAGATGGAGCAGTTGGAGAGACAAAAGGAAGCAAGAATGCGTGCCCGCCAGCAGGAGGTGAGAAGAGAGGAAGAAATTGAGATGGGGCGATTAAAAAGGGGAAAGCAGACAAAAGCAACGCACCACGGAGTGAATCTGAGgaacgaggaagaggaggcagaGCGGCTGAGGAGAGAGGAGATGATGGCACTCCTCTACCTGGAAGAACTGAAGAGAGCAGAAGAGGAAGATTTAGAGAGTTTGAAAATGGATATAATGAGAAGGTGGCTACGCCAAGGGGAGGTGAAAAAAGAGCAACAGGAGGATGTACTGAAGACGGAGAGGGAGACAAGAGCACCGCCTCACCATGGTCTAAGTAGAGGGGGTAAGAATGAGCGGTtgaagagggaggaggaggaaagaaTGTATATCTGCCAAGAGGAACTTAGcacagaggaagaggaggagttgGAACAAATAAAGAGGGAAAAGCAGAAAAGTAGCCGGAAAGACAAAGTGGAGGAGGCAGAAAGGAAAATGCTGAGGAAAGAGGGAGAGGAGGTCACAGAACGATTAAAGAAGAAGGGTCAGAAACATGTCCCCCAAGAAGAACTGGAAGAGGAAAGGGATGAAGCAAAGCAGTTTAAttgggaaaaagaaaaaggtagGCGTGGCCAGCCGGCAGAGCTTGGAAGGGAGGATGAGAACTTTGAGATGAGAAAGAGGGAAAAGGTATTGAAAAGACGAGTCAGTCAGGAGAACCTGAGGAGTGCGGAAGAAGAGGCGGTGGGAGGGTTAATTGGGGAAAAGGAAAAGTTAATCCAGCTCTcccagcaggaaaaaaaagaggatgTGACAGTTTTGACAATGGAAAAACAGAGAATTCATCTTTGCCAAGAGGAGTTGAAGAGAGAAGAAGACGAGGTGAAGCAGTTAGAACGACAAAAGGAGAATCGAATCCGCCAACACCAGGAAGACCTGagaatagaagaagaaaatgaggCGGATGAATTAAGGAGAGAAAAGGAGGCGAGAATACGTGGTCTCCGGGAAGAACTGaaggcagaggaagaggaggagactgAGAGGTTAAAGAGGGACAAAGAGAAGAGAATGCGTCTCCTCCAAGAGGAGCTTaggagagaggaagaggaagaccgACTGAAGTGGGAAAATGACAGGAGAATATGGCATCACCAAGAGGAACTGACCAGACAGGAAGAGGAGAAGTGGTCTAGGATAGACCGGCAGAAAAGAATGCGTCTCCATTTGGAGAAGCTGAGGATTGAGGAAGAGGAGACAGCAGAGCGGTTGAAGAGAGAAAAGGAGAGGAGGATGCAGCttcaccgggaggagctgaGAAGAGAGGAAGCAGCAGAAGTGGAACAATTACGGAGGGAAAAAGAGAAGCGAATAAGTTTTCTCCAGGGGGAGCTTaagagagaagaggaggagcaACAATACAGAAGGGAGAAGGAAAAGAGAATGCTTTATTGCCAGGAAAGGTTACACAAAGAGGAAGATGATACGGTGAATCTCTtcaagagagcgagagagaagaAAATGCATTACTGTCAAACGGAATTGAAGCAAGAGGAAGGAGAGGAAGCAGAGAGGTTGAACGGAGAAAAACATAGAATTCGCCTTCTCCAGGATGAGCTGAGGAGAGAGGCAGACAAGTTGATTGAGCGACTGATGTATGAGAAGGAGCACAGGACGCGTCTCCGACATATGGACCTAAgtggagaagaggaggagaggaaaCTGAAAACTGAGTACAAAGAAAAGCTGAG GGCCCTGCGACTGTGTCTTCTCGCCAAGAGGAAAGAAGAGGAAGCATTGTTGAACAAATTATCTGACCAGAAAGAAGGATTATCTGAATCTGTCCagaaggagccagatgaggaaCAATTTAAGCTCAGGTCAGACACACAATTACACAAAGACACAGCTTTGCAAAAGATTTCTATGAGGCTATGTCCAcaccaaaacaaatgttttctcCTATCGTCCACACACAAACTTCAGTCGTtcataaaaactgagcttttggaaaaagaGTTTCGAAACTTTGGCTTCAATGTAGATGATGGATCAATTGTATTCCTTAATTTCCACGCTAAAtaa